From Aedes albopictus strain Foshan chromosome 1, AalbF5, whole genome shotgun sequence, one genomic window encodes:
- the LOC109424814 gene encoding synaptic vesicle glycoprotein 2C-like, which produces MEDEKQCKSESIPLTTIDAADKQTKVLIGHSYDDALKEAGFGRAQIWMTVLCGFSVMASANESMGMGIILPASQCDLDLDMSRKGIISGAVFMGIMVSTYYWGYQTDIRGRKAVLKITLLAAAACSFVATFVNQFELLVVLRFLIGLFISAPSSAAIVYLGEFCPANRRGQMIGYACAIGGLGFGYVAVFGWWILSYEWTIVVTDSFTIRPWRLLFLVNTLPGFVSGLVFCLYPETPKFLLSQGKPEEALNTLRWVHKQNKGFRERFGVQKLQYDIKQQEAVEPEPEEKTGTLKKLWTQVSPLTRFPHSVYLIACSIQTATAYITYGGLGVWFPQIMNIVFKSEVTTGTPICSIIQVQPSANASSVNITTPIEVASAECNDALPQEVFVYTLVSGLMCGGYMLLSSIILSKLTEKTMIYVNMITAGCAGIGLQYITHSYVVAALFCVQIVAASLCIVLVRSIQVAAFPTQVRATAISLTNLAGRIGLIISNVVTGLLIVQQCTFTLYTIATLLFVSAGLNALLP; this is translated from the exons ATGGAAGACGAAAAACAG TGCAAATCGGAATCAATCCCATTGACGACCATCGATGCAGCAGATAAACAAACCAAGGTGCTTATCGGTCATAGCTATGACGACGCACTGAAAGAGGCCGGTTTCGGTCGAGCGCAGATATGGATGACCGTGTTGTGTGGGTTTTCGGTGATGGCCTCCGCAAACGAGTCCATGGGCATGGGAATCATTCTGCCGGCCAGTCAGTGCGATCTGGATCTGGATATGTCGCGGAAGGGGATCATTAGCGGTGCGGTGTTCATGGGGATCATGGTGTCTACGTACTATTGGGGTTACCAGACGGATATCCGAGGGCGGAAGGCGGTTCTTAAGATTACGCTGCTTGCGGCGGCGGCCTGCTCGTTCGTCGCTACGTTTGTTAACCAGTTTGAGTTGCTGGTGGTGCTGAGGTTCTTGATTGGATTGTTCATTTCGGCACCTTCTTCGGCGGCGATTGTGTACTTGGGGGAATTTTGTCCAGCGAACAGACGAGGGCAGATGATTGGATACGCGTGCGCCATTGGAGGACTTGGATTCGGTTATGTTGCTGTGTTCGGCTGGTGGATTCTGTCGTACGAATGGACTATTGTGGTCACAGACTCGTTCACGATACGACCTTGGAGGCTACTTTTCCTAGTGAACACCCTACCAGGATTCGTATCCGGCTTGGTGTTTTGCTTGTACCCGGAAACGCCCAAGTTCCTACTGAGTCAAGGTAAACCGGAAGAGGCGTTGAATACCCTTCGATGGGTTCACAAGCAGAACAAAGGCTTCCGAGAGCGATTCGGTGTGCAGAAGCTTCAGTATGATATTAAACAGCAAGAAGCGGTTGAACCTGAACCTGAAGAGAAGACCGGTACTCTTAAGAAGCTCTGGACGCAAGTTTCACCGTTGACACGGTTTCCACATTCCGTTTACCTGATTGCCTGCAGCATTCAAACTGCCACTGCATACATCAC ATACGGCGGCCTCGGAGTCTGGTTCCCGCAGATAATGAACATTGTATTCAAATCGGAAGTCACAACCGGAACTCCGATTTGCTCGATTATTCAAGTTCAACCGTCAGCCAATGCTAGTTCAGTTAACATCACTACCCCGATTGAAGTCGCGTCGGCCGAGTGCAATGACGCACTGCCCCAGGAAGTCTTCGTCTACACGCTCGTTTCCGGACTGATGTGCGGTGGCTACATGCTCCTCAGCTCCATCATCCTCAGCAAACTCACGGAGAAAACGATGATCTACGTCAACATGATCACAGCAGGCTGTGCTGGCATCGGTCTGCAGTACATCACTCATTCCTACGTGGTGGCTGCACTGTTCTGCGTGCAGATCGTTGCCGCCTCCTTGTGCATCGTTCTAGTTCGCTCGATCCAAGTAGCCGCCTTCCCCACGCAAGTCCGAGCAACAGCCATCTCGCTAACCAATCTAGCAGGCCGCATCGGGCTAATCATCTCCAACGTCGTCACCGGCCTACTGATCGTTCAGCAGTGCACCTTCACTCTGTACACCATAGCGACCCTGCTATTTGTAAGCGCAGGGTTGAACGCACTGCTTCCCTGA